In one window of Dokdonia sp. PRO95 DNA:
- a CDS encoding aspartate carbamoyltransferase catalytic subunit produces MSELSVNHLLGIKYINEADIDLIFKTADHFKEVINRPIKKVPSLRDITIANLFFENSTRTKLSFELAEKRLSADVINFSAAASSVKKGETLIDTVNNILSMKVDMVVMRHPNPGAGVFLSKHINASIVNAGDGAHEHPTQALLDSYSIRERLGDVAGKNVVIVGDILHSRVALSNIYALKLQGANVKVCGPKTLLPKYIESLGVEVELDLRKALEWCDVANMLRVQNERMDISYFPSTREYTQQYGVNKKLLDSLDKQIVIMHPGPINRGVEITSDVADSEHAIILDQVQNGVAVRMAVMYLLASKIKK; encoded by the coding sequence ATGAGCGAGTTGAGTGTCAATCATCTGTTAGGAATCAAATATATAAACGAGGCAGATATTGATCTTATTTTTAAAACGGCAGATCACTTTAAAGAAGTGATTAATCGCCCTATTAAAAAAGTGCCATCACTACGTGATATTACTATTGCAAACCTCTTTTTTGAAAATAGCACGCGAACCAAGCTTTCTTTTGAGCTCGCAGAAAAACGTTTAAGTGCAGATGTAATCAACTTCTCTGCAGCAGCATCATCTGTAAAGAAAGGAGAAACACTTATCGATACGGTAAATAATATCTTATCTATGAAGGTAGATATGGTAGTAATGAGGCACCCTAATCCTGGTGCAGGTGTATTTTTATCCAAACACATTAATGCAAGTATTGTAAATGCTGGAGATGGGGCACATGAGCACCCTACTCAGGCATTACTAGATAGTTATTCTATAAGAGAACGTCTAGGTGATGTTGCTGGAAAAAACGTGGTGATTGTAGGTGATATTCTTCACAGCCGTGTTGCGCTATCAAATATATATGCGCTTAAGTTACAAGGAGCAAACGTAAAAGTATGTGGTCCAAAAACACTTTTACCTAAATATATAGAATCACTAGGAGTAGAAGTAGAGCTAGACTTGCGCAAAGCGCTCGAGTGGTGCGATGTGGCAAATATGCTGCGCGTACAAAATGAGCGAATGGATATTAGTTACTTCCCTAGCACAAGAGAATACACCCAGCAATACGGAGTGAATAAAAAGTTACTAGATTCTCTAGATAAGCAAATTGTAATCATGCACCCAGGACCTATAAATCGAGGTGTGGAGATTACGAGTGACGTAGCAGACTCAGAACATGCAATCATCTTAGATCAAGTGCAAAATGGCGTTGCGGTGAGAATGGCGGTAATGTATCTTCTAGCTTCAAAAATTAAAAAATAA
- the pyrR gene encoding bifunctional pyr operon transcriptional regulator/uracil phosphoribosyltransferase PyrR, whose product MSQKVLLTATEINIILNRLACQLIENHTDFNNTVLIGIQPRGVYLAERIKKLLTTDYGIEAIKLGYLDITFYRDDFRRSEKTLEANKTKIDFVVEDKKVVFIDDVLYTGRSINAALTAVQSFGRPEEVELLCLIDRRFSRHLPIQPDYKGRQVDAINDEQVKVCWEENDGEDTVYLVKS is encoded by the coding sequence ATGAGCCAAAAAGTACTTCTTACTGCGACAGAGATTAATATTATTCTCAATCGTCTGGCTTGTCAACTCATTGAAAATCATACTGATTTTAATAATACCGTTCTCATTGGGATACAACCACGTGGCGTTTATCTAGCCGAACGTATCAAGAAGTTGCTCACTACAGATTATGGCATTGAGGCTATAAAACTGGGTTACCTAGATATTACGTTTTATCGTGATGATTTTCGCCGTAGCGAGAAAACACTAGAAGCAAATAAAACCAAAATAGACTTTGTAGTAGAGGATAAGAAGGTAGTCTTTATAGACGACGTCTTATATACCGGACGTAGCATAAACGCTGCTCTTACTGCTGTGCAGAGCTTTGGTAGACCAGAAGAGGTGGAGTTATTATGTCTTATAGATAGACGTTTTTCTCGTCACTTACCTATACAACCAGATTATAAAGGACGTCAGGTAGATGCTATAAATGATGAACAAGTGAAGGTATGCTGGGAGGAGAATGATGGAGAAGATACCGTATATCTAGTAAAAAGCTAA
- a CDS encoding alpha-glucosidase, whose amino-acid sequence MLQTQTWWKEGIVYQIYPRSYRDTTGNGIGDLRGIIEKLDYIASLGVDIIWLNPIYDSPNDDNGYDIRDYRKIMAEFGTMDDFDELLSGMKSRGLRLVMDLVVNHCSDEHEWFKQSRTSRDNPYRDYFHWWPAEKGTPPKRWSYFDVEENAWQYDKQTDAYYLHYFAVKQPDLKWENPKVRAEIYDMMHFWFKKGVDGFRMDVIPFISKDINYPEIDAKEPHEYIAYYANGPKVHEYLNELNTEVISKYDAFTVGEGPGISIDDALDFVHEERKEMDMFFHFDLMSLDRAPGEVFKMRDGGYSLPEFKKVFSDWDAAFAKAGWGSLFLANHDFPRTVSRWGNDTQEHWRNSATLLQTFLLTMRGTPYFYQGDEIGMTNVRFTDIEDYRDINTINRYETVKNRGGDLDAFMDSEQHAARENARTPMQWDHTKNAGFTSGTPWIKLNEDYKIGVNTKDQLNKKDSVLSYFKQIVAVRKKYPALVYGAYECIKPEDEQVYCYTRTLESERFLVLLNFSEDTAQFSLPLSVSYNRKIKVISNDKIIDDKTFKEFTLRPWQAIVYRLEN is encoded by the coding sequence ATGCTACAAACTCAAACATGGTGGAAAGAAGGAATTGTATACCAAATCTACCCTAGATCTTATCGTGACACCACTGGTAACGGCATAGGTGACTTGCGTGGAATCATAGAAAAACTAGATTACATTGCTAGTCTAGGAGTAGACATTATCTGGCTCAACCCTATTTATGATTCGCCTAATGATGATAACGGTTATGACATACGTGATTACCGCAAGATTATGGCAGAGTTTGGCACTATGGATGATTTTGACGAGTTGCTTTCTGGAATGAAATCTAGAGGACTCCGACTAGTGATGGATCTCGTGGTTAATCATTGTAGTGACGAGCATGAGTGGTTTAAACAAAGTAGGACTTCTCGCGATAACCCTTACCGAGACTACTTCCACTGGTGGCCAGCCGAAAAAGGAACACCTCCAAAAAGATGGAGTTACTTTGACGTAGAAGAAAATGCATGGCAATACGACAAGCAAACGGATGCTTATTACTTACATTATTTTGCTGTAAAGCAGCCCGACCTCAAATGGGAGAACCCAAAAGTAAGAGCCGAAATATATGACATGATGCACTTCTGGTTTAAAAAAGGTGTTGATGGTTTCCGTATGGATGTGATTCCTTTTATAAGTAAAGACATCAACTACCCCGAAATTGACGCAAAAGAACCTCATGAATACATTGCGTATTACGCAAATGGCCCAAAAGTGCATGAATACCTCAACGAACTCAATACGGAGGTAATCTCAAAATACGATGCGTTTACAGTAGGTGAAGGCCCAGGGATAAGCATTGATGATGCGTTGGACTTTGTTCATGAAGAACGCAAGGAAATGGATATGTTCTTTCACTTTGACCTGATGAGTTTAGACCGTGCTCCTGGAGAGGTTTTTAAAATGCGTGATGGCGGCTACTCATTACCAGAATTTAAAAAAGTATTTAGTGATTGGGATGCTGCATTTGCAAAAGCTGGCTGGGGATCTTTATTTCTAGCAAACCATGATTTCCCGAGAACTGTGAGCCGCTGGGGTAATGACACCCAAGAACACTGGAGAAACAGTGCTACCCTACTTCAAACATTTCTATTAACCATGCGCGGTACTCCTTACTTTTATCAAGGTGATGAGATCGGGATGACTAACGTACGCTTTACAGACATAGAAGATTATCGCGATATTAATACCATTAACAGATATGAGACCGTAAAAAACAGAGGTGGAGATCTTGACGCTTTTATGGACAGTGAGCAACATGCTGCTAGAGAAAATGCACGCACGCCCATGCAATGGGATCACACAAAAAACGCTGGCTTTACAAGTGGCACTCCGTGGATAAAGCTCAATGAAGACTACAAAATAGGTGTCAACACAAAAGACCAACTTAATAAAAAGGATTCAGTACTCTCCTACTTCAAACAGATTGTTGCTGTCCGTAAAAAGTACCCAGCGCTCGTGTATGGAGCTTATGAGTGTATCAAGCCAGAAGATGAGCAAGTATATTGCTATACGAGAACGCTTGAGAGTGAACGTTTCTTAGTGCTATTAAACTTCTCTGAAGATACAGCACAGTTCTCGTTACCGCTTTCTGTAAGCTATAACAGGAAGATCAAAGTGATTTCTAATGATAAAATAATAGATGATAAGACCTTTAAAGAATTTACACTCCGCCCATGGCAAGCGATTGTGTATCGTTTAGAAAACTAG
- a CDS encoding LysE family translocator has protein sequence MIESLIAFLAATALLAFSPGPDNIYVLTQSVANGSKSGLATTAGLISGCIVHTTLVAFGLSAVIAASPFLFFAIKTVGAMYLLYLAFKVYRSDASINLADGAPKKSYTALFKQGVIMNILNPKVTIFFLAFFPGFLWEPDGNTVYQFYVLGLLFMLESFVIFGSIALVAGKISHVLRTNKNAGIVLKWLQIIVFIGIAVYIFIDG, from the coding sequence TTGATAGAATCTCTCATCGCTTTTCTGGCAGCAACTGCTTTGCTTGCGTTTTCGCCAGGGCCAGATAATATCTATGTACTCACGCAGAGTGTTGCAAATGGCAGTAAATCTGGACTTGCAACCACTGCGGGGTTAATATCTGGATGTATTGTACATACTACACTTGTTGCTTTTGGACTATCGGCAGTGATTGCTGCTTCGCCTTTTTTGTTTTTTGCAATTAAAACAGTAGGAGCAATGTACTTGCTTTATCTAGCCTTCAAAGTATACCGTAGCGATGCGTCAATTAATCTCGCAGATGGTGCTCCAAAAAAGTCGTACACGGCGCTTTTTAAACAAGGTGTGATCATGAATATCCTTAACCCTAAGGTGACGATATTCTTCTTAGCATTTTTTCCTGGATTTCTATGGGAGCCAGATGGTAATACGGTGTATCAATTTTATGTGTTAGGATTACTGTTTATGCTTGAATCCTTTGTCATCTTCGGGAGTATCGCACTCGTAGCAGGAAAAATCTCTCATGTACTTCGCACCAATAAGAACGCGGGTATTGTCTTAAAGTGGCTGCAAATTATTGTTTTTATAGGGATTGCTGTTTACATTTTTATAGACGGCTAG
- a CDS encoding quinone-dependent dihydroorotate dehydrogenase, with protein sequence MYKLLIRPILFSFDPEKVHYFTFRWIKRLHKLGLSGLLNRMGKVEDKRLERKVLGLTFKNPVGLAAGFDKDAKLFNELGDLGFGFIEIGTVTPKAQAGNPKQRLFRLKEDQGLINRMGFNNGGVAEAVTRLKSRKNNNIIIGGNIGKNTDTKPEDYTADYLTCFHELHPVVDYFVLNVSCPNVSSHAKLNDKDYLEELIGAVQQANKKYEVQRPIVLKIAPDLNDQQLDEIVDLVKETGLDGVIASNTSVNREGLITTDARLAEIGNGGLSGKPVTDRSTRVIKYLSDKSNNSFPIIGVGGIHSAQDALDKLEAGASLVQLYTGFVYEGPGLIKEINNAILAKG encoded by the coding sequence ATGTACAAACTCCTCATACGCCCAATTCTCTTTTCCTTTGATCCAGAAAAAGTGCATTATTTTACCTTTAGATGGATAAAGCGATTACATAAATTAGGACTCTCAGGACTTCTTAATCGTATGGGTAAGGTGGAAGACAAGCGACTAGAGCGCAAAGTGCTGGGCCTTACTTTTAAAAACCCCGTAGGACTAGCGGCAGGTTTTGATAAAGATGCAAAGCTTTTTAATGAACTTGGGGACTTAGGATTTGGTTTCATTGAGATAGGTACCGTTACTCCAAAGGCACAAGCAGGAAACCCAAAGCAGCGTCTGTTTCGATTAAAAGAGGATCAAGGTCTCATAAACAGAATGGGCTTCAATAATGGAGGAGTAGCCGAAGCGGTAACTCGATTAAAATCTCGTAAAAACAACAACATTATTATCGGTGGAAACATCGGTAAGAACACCGATACCAAGCCAGAAGATTATACAGCAGACTATCTAACTTGTTTTCACGAATTACATCCTGTAGTAGATTATTTTGTGCTTAATGTAAGTTGCCCTAATGTGTCTAGTCATGCAAAATTGAATGATAAAGACTATCTAGAGGAACTTATAGGAGCAGTGCAGCAAGCAAATAAGAAGTATGAAGTACAACGACCAATTGTTCTTAAAATTGCTCCAGACCTCAATGACCAGCAACTAGATGAGATTGTAGACCTTGTAAAAGAAACAGGTCTAGATGGTGTGATCGCAAGTAATACTTCTGTAAATAGAGAAGGTTTAATAACCACGGACGCTCGCCTTGCAGAAATAGGTAATGGCGGATTAAGCGGTAAGCCAGTTACAGATCGTTCTACACGTGTGATTAAATACCTATCAGATAAGAGTAATAACTCATTCCCAATCATAGGCGTAGGAGGAATTCACTCTGCGCAAGACGCTCTAGATAAACTTGAAGCAGGAGCATCACTTGTACAGCTCTATACAGGGTTTGTATACGAAGGTCCAGGATTGATTAAAGAGATAAATAACGCCATCTTAGCGAAAGGATAG
- the pepT gene encoding peptidase T: MIDKDALLKRFISYVTTYTESDPNSDTTPSTECQWDLARQLKDELEAMGMSEVTIDEHAYVMATLPSNVDHDVPVIGFISHFDTTPDFTGKDVKPQIWENYDGGDLVLNKEQNIVLSPEYFDDLKQYKGQTIVTTDGTTLLGADDKAGITEIMEAMKYLLENPQVKHGKIRVGFTPDEEIGRGAHKFDVEKFGAEWAYTMDGSQIGELEYENFNAAGAVVTIEGKIVHPGYAKGKMVNSMYIATDYINSLPRLETPEHTSDREGFFHLYDINGSVDNTTLEYIIRDHDKGHFEARKQMMSQLADELNAQLEKEVVTVEIKDQYFNMREKVEPVMHIVDIAEEAMKSLDIEPLIKPIRGGTDGSQLSFMGLPCPNIFAGGHNFHGRYEYVPVESMMKAVEVIVKITEITAQKNASN; encoded by the coding sequence ATGATTGATAAAGACGCACTTCTTAAAAGATTTATAAGCTACGTAACTACCTATACCGAAAGTGACCCTAACAGTGATACCACGCCAAGTACTGAGTGCCAGTGGGATCTTGCGAGACAGCTCAAGGATGAACTAGAAGCAATGGGAATGAGTGAGGTGACTATAGATGAGCATGCGTATGTGATGGCGACACTGCCTAGCAATGTAGATCACGATGTGCCAGTTATTGGTTTCATATCGCACTTTGATACAACTCCAGATTTTACGGGGAAAGACGTAAAACCGCAGATTTGGGAGAATTATGATGGTGGAGATCTTGTTCTCAATAAGGAACAGAATATCGTGTTATCTCCAGAATACTTTGATGATTTAAAGCAGTATAAAGGGCAAACTATTGTAACTACTGATGGTACTACCCTACTAGGTGCAGATGACAAGGCGGGTATTACAGAGATTATGGAAGCAATGAAATACTTGCTTGAAAATCCTCAAGTAAAACACGGAAAAATACGCGTAGGCTTTACTCCTGATGAGGAAATAGGTCGTGGTGCACATAAATTTGATGTAGAAAAATTTGGTGCAGAATGGGCATATACGATGGATGGTAGCCAGATAGGCGAACTAGAATATGAGAATTTTAATGCTGCTGGAGCGGTGGTTACCATAGAGGGTAAAATTGTACACCCAGGCTACGCAAAAGGTAAAATGGTAAATAGTATGTACATCGCTACAGACTACATAAACAGCTTACCTAGACTAGAAACTCCAGAGCATACTTCTGATCGTGAGGGGTTCTTTCACTTATATGATATTAACGGTAGCGTTGACAATACTACATTAGAATATATCATAAGAGATCACGACAAAGGACACTTTGAAGCTCGTAAACAAATGATGAGTCAACTAGCAGATGAGCTTAATGCGCAGCTAGAAAAAGAAGTAGTGACTGTAGAGATTAAAGATCAGTACTTCAATATGCGGGAGAAAGTAGAGCCTGTAATGCACATTGTAGATATTGCAGAGGAAGCAATGAAATCATTAGACATAGAGCCACTTATTAAACCTATACGTGGAGGTACAGATGGATCACAACTCTCATTTATGGGGTTACCATGTCCTAACATATTTGCTGGAGGTCATAACTTCCATGGGAGATATGAGTATGTACCTGTGGAGAGTATGATGAAAGCTGTTGAGGTGATTGTAAAAATTACAGAAATCACAGCTCAAAAGAACGCTAGCAACTAG
- a CDS encoding LETM1-related biofilm-associated protein, protein MNPSATGWINKHFPRLLDYLVKNPMDEREFYDSLRAKGFIYGHSLDTLLDSESSQLKWTVQEKTKINLFDALAFTYYDTIANPRQEDCLEAIVSFYKLLDKKEQYFIKIPLGNESASSKVEKIIHQRVQTNESALQKSFSHLITNALVFIDILSFDHYLITQGDPYEYAKNLEAVLTESIWLALQQKESKDEYNKLLIKLFESSVRYNELIKHTHTEVSEINLGIITEPLEQQYLLDLCSLSLWDDEKIDKHEREFIMQFCTIMGLDEKGYLDAVLAVKTFLTEHGTEISYLKYSNPIKHFYSQTTSSVGNLISRNSKRLVREIRESRDLVILLGQSTTRDLSKEERKLVKKQLLDICKSIPSLAVFLLPGGGLLLPILVRLIPTMLPSAFNENLED, encoded by the coding sequence ATGAATCCTTCTGCTACAGGCTGGATAAATAAACACTTCCCAAGGCTTCTTGACTACCTTGTTAAGAACCCTATGGATGAACGTGAATTTTATGACTCGCTACGAGCCAAGGGTTTTATTTATGGACACTCGCTAGACACCTTGCTGGATAGTGAATCCTCACAACTTAAGTGGACGGTACAAGAGAAGACAAAGATTAACCTCTTTGACGCACTTGCTTTTACGTATTACGACACGATTGCAAATCCTAGGCAAGAAGATTGCCTAGAGGCTATCGTTTCATTTTATAAACTGTTAGACAAAAAGGAACAGTACTTTATTAAAATCCCATTGGGTAATGAATCTGCTTCCTCTAAGGTGGAGAAGATTATCCATCAGCGGGTGCAGACTAATGAGTCTGCTCTGCAGAAGAGTTTTAGCCATCTTATCACTAATGCTTTAGTGTTTATAGACATCCTAAGTTTTGATCACTACCTCATTACCCAAGGTGATCCTTATGAGTATGCAAAAAACCTAGAGGCTGTTCTTACAGAATCTATATGGCTTGCATTGCAACAAAAAGAAAGTAAAGATGAATATAACAAGCTCCTTATAAAACTATTTGAAAGCTCTGTACGTTATAACGAACTCATAAAGCACACGCATACTGAAGTTTCTGAGATTAACCTCGGGATTATCACAGAACCCCTAGAGCAACAATACCTTCTAGATTTATGTAGTCTATCACTATGGGATGATGAGAAAATCGATAAGCATGAACGCGAATTCATAATGCAGTTCTGTACGATTATGGGACTTGATGAAAAAGGGTATCTAGATGCGGTACTTGCTGTAAAAACTTTCCTGACAGAACACGGCACAGAGATATCCTATCTTAAGTACAGCAATCCTATAAAGCATTTTTATAGTCAGACGACTTCTTCTGTGGGTAATCTTATATCACGCAATAGCAAACGTCTTGTGAGAGAAATAAGAGAGAGTCGTGACTTGGTAATTTTACTAGGTCAGTCTACTACCCGTGATTTATCTAAAGAAGAACGTAAACTAGTAAAGAAACAACTACTTGACATTTGTAAAAGCATACCGTCACTCGCTGTATTCTTACTTCCAGGAGGAGGATTACTACTTCCTATTCTCGTGCGATTAATTCCTACTATGCTCCCTAGTGCTTTTAATGAGAATCTTGAGGATTAG
- a CDS encoding LytTR family DNA-binding domain-containing protein, translating into MNVLIIEDEKPSARRLNRMLAEVGVTVNEMLHSVKEAVAWFKTNTHPDLIFLDIQLSDGLSFEIFDQVEVKSAIIFTTAFDEYALQAFKLNSVDYLLKPIDDEDLEKAVSKYKERMPKSQDVSLNFEDIRKLLGATPVEREYKKRFTTKIGQHIKMIPIDEIECFYSENKGTYAGTVDGRNYLLDTTLELLENDLEPETFFRVSRKFYVNINAIADIIAYTNSRLKIKLNTWNEQEIIVSRERVKDFKTWIA; encoded by the coding sequence ATGAACGTACTCATTATAGAAGACGAAAAACCATCTGCAAGACGCCTTAATAGAATGCTTGCCGAAGTAGGAGTTACTGTAAATGAAATGCTGCATTCTGTAAAGGAAGCTGTGGCCTGGTTTAAGACAAATACGCACCCAGATTTGATTTTTCTAGACATTCAACTCTCAGATGGGTTGTCTTTTGAGATTTTTGATCAAGTAGAGGTGAAGAGTGCTATTATTTTTACAACAGCGTTTGATGAATATGCGCTACAAGCTTTTAAACTCAATAGCGTAGATTATTTATTAAAACCAATAGACGACGAAGACTTAGAAAAAGCAGTAAGCAAATACAAGGAGCGCATGCCTAAGTCGCAAGACGTGTCACTCAACTTTGAAGACATCCGAAAGTTGCTAGGTGCAACGCCCGTTGAGCGAGAATATAAAAAGCGTTTTACCACAAAAATAGGACAGCATATAAAAATGATTCCTATAGATGAGATTGAGTGTTTTTATAGTGAAAACAAAGGAACCTACGCAGGTACTGTAGATGGACGTAATTATTTACTTGATACTACGCTGGAGCTACTCGAAAACGATCTAGAGCCTGAGACATTCTTTCGCGTAAGCAGGAAATTTTACGTAAATATCAATGCCATAGCAGATATCATAGCCTACACAAACTCAAGACTAAAAATAAAGCTCAATACGTGGAATGAGCAAGAAATTATTGTGAGCAGAGAGCGTGTAAAAGACTTTAAAACGTGGATTGCCTAA